In a genomic window of Armatimonadota bacterium:
- a CDS encoding nodulation protein NfeD, producing MPTPRAVLGFALLALALAAVAPLPAGWAAVPAGPPRVLRIDVDGVIAPATARYIARAIRQAEEERAAALLIRLDTPGGLLKSMDDITKVMLNAGVPLIVWVGPEGARAASAGVWVTYAAHIAAMAPATRIGAAHPVGVGQGEQDRTLMEKVTNDAVASLQAIARRRGRNAAWAERAVRQSVSATADEAVRLDVVDLVAPTVDHLLRRVHGRTVETALGPRRLRTADARVVAVGMDVTEEFLSLLSDPNVGFILLNIGIVGVLAELYNPGAILPGVVGGIALILGLASFAILEVNVAGLLLIALAVLLFIADIKVPGHGVLTVGGVVAFIFGAILLTERQAPFLRISLQLIVAVALAMAGFSLFALGAGLRAQRRAPAMVGLEVVGQVGVARSDLAPEGTVHVAGEEWSAVAVDGTIPAGQRVRVVGREGLRLYVEPETRR from the coding sequence ATGCCGACGCCCCGCGCCGTCCTCGGCTTCGCCCTGCTGGCCCTGGCGCTCGCTGCCGTCGCCCCGCTGCCGGCCGGCTGGGCGGCCGTGCCCGCGGGGCCGCCCCGCGTCCTGCGCATCGACGTGGACGGCGTGATCGCCCCGGCGACGGCGCGCTACATCGCCCGCGCTATTCGCCAGGCGGAGGAGGAGCGGGCGGCGGCGCTGCTCATCCGGCTCGACACCCCCGGTGGGCTGCTGAAGTCCATGGACGACATCACCAAGGTGATGCTCAACGCCGGGGTGCCGCTGATCGTCTGGGTGGGGCCGGAAGGCGCCCGCGCCGCCTCGGCCGGCGTGTGGGTGACCTACGCGGCCCACATCGCCGCCATGGCCCCCGCCACCCGTATCGGCGCCGCCCACCCGGTGGGCGTGGGGCAGGGGGAGCAGGACCGCACGCTCATGGAGAAGGTCACCAACGACGCCGTGGCCAGCCTGCAGGCCATCGCGCGGCGGCGCGGGCGCAACGCCGCCTGGGCGGAGCGGGCGGTGCGCCAGTCGGTCTCGGCGACGGCGGACGAGGCGGTGCGATTGGACGTCGTCGACCTGGTCGCGCCCACGGTCGACCACCTCCTGCGCCGCGTCCACGGCCGCACCGTGGAGACCGCCCTCGGCCCGCGGCGGCTGCGCACGGCGGACGCGCGCGTCGTGGCGGTGGGCATGGACGTCACCGAGGAGTTCCTGAGCCTGCTCAGCGACCCCAACGTCGGCTTCATCCTGCTGAACATCGGCATCGTCGGCGTCCTGGCCGAGCTCTACAACCCCGGCGCGATCCTCCCGGGGGTCGTCGGCGGGATCGCCCTGATCCTGGGGCTGGCCTCCTTCGCCATCCTGGAGGTGAACGTCGCCGGGCTGCTGCTCATCGCGCTGGCCGTGCTGCTCTTCATCGCCGACATCAAGGTCCCCGGCCACGGCGTGCTGACGGTGGGCGGCGTGGTGGCCTTCATCTTCGGCGCCATCCTCCTCACCGAGCGGCAGGCCCCCTTCCTGCGCATCTCGCTGCAGCTCATCGTGGCCGTGGCGCTGGCCATGGCGGGCTTCTCCCTTTTCGCCCTGGGCGCCGGGCTGCGGGCGCAGCGCCGCGCCCCGGCCATGGTGGGGCTGGAGGTGGTGGGGCAGGTGGGCGTGGCCCGCTCCGACCTGGCCCCCGAAGGGACGGTGCACGTCGCCGGGGAGGAGTGGAGTGCGGTGGCCGTGGACGGGACGATCCCCGCGGGGCAGCGGGTGCGCGTGGTCGGGCGGGAGGGGCTGCGGCTGTACGTCGAGCCGGAGACGCGGCGGTAG
- a CDS encoding ATP-dependent DNA ligase, translating to VEALQDLTGVDDATLHDAYLRHGDLGEVAEEVLGRSPVRPGAGLFDAHPTGPLTLQQVRRAFEAIAAAEGRGSRAAKVAALRDLFRAAAPREAKYLVKVMTSDMRVGLRTGLLEEAVAAAFAPGGLAGRRALLPLVRHAHMRQSQIGEVAVLARHGRLGEARLVLFRPVHFMLAETIFAPEEAFADAAGGEVLAEDKYDGIRAQVHVAPGRVAIFTRTLDEVTASFPDLVPDLQALARTCIADGEILVWRGERPLGFGLLQQRLRRKDPGPLVREAPVVFFAFDLLHLDGADLLDRPLGERRRRLEGLRMGERVRPSHAAPVADAAALGQRFREARDRGNEGVVVKRLQSPYLPGRRGRHWMKLKEELATLDVVVVAAEHGHGRRAAVLSDVTFAVRDGDRLRTIGKAYSGLTDQEIAELTRWFQAHTVRDLGRVKVVEPRVVLEVAFDAITRSDRHDSGYALRFPRIKRLRPDLTPAQISTLEDVRRLYERQLVRGEGAARARARA from the coding sequence GTCGAGGCGCTCCAGGACCTCACCGGCGTCGACGACGCCACCCTGCACGACGCCTACCTCCGCCACGGGGACCTGGGCGAGGTGGCCGAGGAGGTCCTCGGCCGCTCCCCGGTCCGGCCGGGGGCGGGGCTCTTCGACGCCCACCCCACCGGGCCGCTCACGCTGCAGCAGGTGCGCCGGGCGTTCGAGGCGATCGCGGCGGCGGAGGGGCGCGGCTCGCGCGCCGCCAAGGTGGCGGCCCTGCGCGACCTCTTCCGGGCGGCCGCGCCGCGCGAGGCCAAGTACCTGGTGAAGGTGATGACCTCGGACATGCGCGTGGGGCTGCGCACGGGGCTGCTGGAGGAGGCGGTGGCCGCCGCCTTCGCCCCGGGCGGCCTGGCCGGGCGGCGGGCCCTGCTGCCGCTCGTGCGCCACGCCCACATGCGGCAGAGTCAGATCGGCGAGGTGGCGGTGCTGGCGCGCCACGGCCGCCTGGGGGAGGCGCGCCTGGTCCTCTTCCGGCCGGTGCACTTCATGCTGGCCGAGACGATCTTCGCGCCCGAGGAGGCCTTCGCCGACGCCGCGGGAGGGGAGGTGTTGGCCGAGGACAAGTACGACGGCATCCGCGCCCAGGTGCATGTCGCCCCGGGCCGGGTGGCCATCTTCACGCGCACCCTCGACGAGGTCACCGCCAGCTTCCCCGACCTCGTGCCCGACCTGCAGGCCCTCGCCCGCACCTGCATCGCCGACGGCGAGATCCTGGTCTGGCGCGGAGAGCGGCCGCTCGGCTTCGGCCTGCTGCAGCAGCGGCTGCGCCGCAAGGACCCGGGTCCGCTGGTCCGCGAGGCCCCGGTGGTCTTCTTCGCCTTCGACCTCCTCCACCTCGACGGCGCCGACCTGCTCGACCGGCCGCTCGGGGAGCGGCGGCGGCGGCTGGAGGGGCTGCGCATGGGCGAGCGCGTCCGCCCCTCGCACGCGGCGCCGGTGGCCGACGCGGCGGCGCTGGGCCAGCGCTTCCGCGAGGCGCGCGACCGCGGCAACGAAGGGGTGGTGGTGAAGCGCCTCCAGAGCCCCTACCTGCCGGGGCGGCGCGGCCGCCACTGGATGAAGCTCAAGGAGGAGCTGGCCACCCTCGACGTCGTGGTGGTGGCGGCGGAGCACGGCCACGGCCGCCGGGCGGCGGTCCTCTCCGACGTCACCTTCGCCGTGCGCGACGGGGACCGGCTGCGCACCATCGGCAAGGCCTACTCCGGCCTCACCGACCAGGAGATCGCCGAGCTCACCCGCTGGTTCCAGGCGCACACGGTGCGCGACCTGGGCCGGGTCAAGGTGGTGGAGCCGCGGGTGGTGCTGGAGGTGGCCTTCGACGCCATCACGCGCAGCGACCGTCACGACTCCGGCTACGCCCTGCGCTTCCCCCGCATCAAGCGCCTGCGCCCCGACCTCACCCCCGCGCAGATCAGCACGCTGGAGGACGTCCGCCGCCTCTACGAGCGCCAGCTGGTGCGGGGGGAGGGGGCCGCGCGGGCGCGCGCCCGGGCCTAG
- a CDS encoding Uma2 family endonuclease encodes MSVQLKKWTVEEYERLVALGALTEHDRVQLVEGEIVEMIPQNAPHMTAVRLVEEALREAFGRGFDVRAQGPLALAPDSEPEPDVAVVRGTPRDYRDRHPGADDTLLVVEVADATLTFDRERKGRVYARAGIPEYWILNLHSRELEVYREPAGAAYRLQMVLRGGETVAPLARPDVRIPVGELLP; translated from the coding sequence ATGAGCGTGCAGCTCAAGAAGTGGACAGTGGAGGAGTATGAGCGGCTCGTGGCCCTGGGTGCGCTGACGGAGCACGACCGGGTGCAGCTCGTGGAAGGGGAGATCGTGGAGATGATTCCGCAGAACGCGCCGCACATGACCGCCGTGCGGCTCGTTGAGGAGGCCTTGCGGGAGGCTTTTGGCAGGGGGTTCGACGTTCGAGCGCAGGGCCCTCTGGCGCTGGCTCCCGACTCCGAGCCGGAGCCCGACGTGGCGGTGGTGCGGGGCACCCCCAGGGATTACCGGGATCGGCACCCCGGCGCGGACGACACGCTCCTGGTGGTCGAGGTGGCGGACGCCACGCTGACCTTCGACCGGGAGCGCAAGGGGAGGGTGTACGCCAGGGCGGGGATTCCCGAGTACTGGATCCTGAACCTCCACAGCCGCGAGCTGGAGGTCTACCGGGAGCCCGCCGGAGCGGCGTACCGGCTGCAGATGGTGCTGCGGGGAGGGGAGACGGTGGCTCCTCTCGCCCGTCCAGACGTGCGGATCCCGGTGGGCGAGCTGCTGCCCTGA
- the groES gene encoding co-chaperone GroES, with protein MQLRPLGDRVVVKPLEEEERTRGGIVLPDTAKEKPQHGEVVAVGPGEWDEEGKRRLPLDVKVGDRVLFAKYAGTEVKLEDQEYLILRQSDILAVVEREPAKV; from the coding sequence ATGCAGCTTCGGCCGTTGGGCGACCGCGTGGTCGTCAAGCCGCTCGAGGAGGAGGAGCGCACCCGCGGCGGCATCGTCCTGCCCGACACGGCGAAGGAGAAGCCGCAGCACGGGGAGGTCGTCGCCGTCGGACCGGGGGAGTGGGACGAGGAGGGGAAGCGGCGCCTGCCGCTGGACGTCAAGGTGGGCGACCGGGTGCTCTTCGCCAAGTACGCGGGCACCGAGGTCAAGCTGGAGGACCAGGAGTACCTGATCCTGCGGCAGAGCGACATCCTGGCCGTCGTCGAGCGGGAGCCGGCGAAGGTCTAG
- the tsaD gene encoding tRNA (adenosine(37)-N6)-threonylcarbamoyltransferase complex transferase subunit TsaD yields the protein METSCDETAAAVVDAAFRVRSNVIASQADLHRRFGGVVPELAARHHVERLPAVLDEALEQAGVDLRAITAVAVTCGPGLVGSLSVGVAAAKALAYTRGCPLVGVNHLEGHVYANRLTGAPWTLPAVALIVSGAHTDLVHMPGERRYRVLGRTRDDAAGEAFDKIARAMGLGYPGGPRLDRLAEEGDPDALPFPPAFLDGGEEFSFSGLKTAALRLWRAGPQEDDVFRRHFAAGFRRAVVEALVTKLFRAVDRLRPRTVMLAGGVAANALLRRRVAAEAARRDLPVLIPPPVLCTDNAAMIAAAGLVRLAQGERDDLRLGAAADLPLDGAGEVDPS from the coding sequence ATCGAGACCTCCTGCGACGAGACCGCGGCGGCGGTGGTGGACGCCGCCTTCCGCGTGCGCAGCAACGTCATCGCCTCCCAGGCCGACCTGCACCGGCGCTTCGGCGGCGTGGTCCCGGAGCTGGCCGCGCGCCACCACGTCGAGCGGCTGCCGGCGGTGCTGGACGAGGCGCTGGAGCAGGCCGGCGTCGACCTGCGCGCCATCACCGCCGTGGCGGTGACGTGTGGGCCAGGGCTCGTGGGCAGCCTCTCGGTGGGGGTGGCCGCCGCCAAGGCGCTGGCCTACACCCGCGGCTGCCCGCTCGTGGGCGTGAACCACCTGGAGGGGCACGTCTACGCGAACCGGCTCACCGGCGCGCCCTGGACGCTGCCGGCTGTGGCGCTGATCGTCTCCGGCGCCCACACCGACCTCGTCCACATGCCGGGGGAGCGCCGCTACCGGGTGCTGGGGCGGACGCGCGACGACGCGGCCGGCGAGGCCTTCGACAAGATCGCCCGGGCGATGGGCCTGGGCTACCCCGGGGGCCCGCGCCTGGACCGCCTGGCCGAGGAGGGCGACCCGGACGCCCTGCCCTTCCCGCCGGCCTTCCTGGATGGCGGGGAGGAGTTCTCCTTCAGCGGGCTCAAGACCGCGGCCCTGCGCCTGTGGCGGGCGGGCCCCCAGGAGGACGACGTCTTCCGCCGGCACTTCGCCGCAGGCTTCCGCCGCGCCGTGGTGGAGGCGCTGGTGACCAAGCTCTTCCGCGCCGTCGACCGCCTGCGCCCGCGGACGGTCATGTTGGCCGGCGGCGTAGCCGCCAACGCCCTGCTGCGCCGGCGTGTGGCCGCGGAGGCGGCCCGCCGCGACCTCCCCGTCCTGATCCCCCCGCCGGTCCTGTGCACCGACAACGCCGCCATGATCGCCGCCGCCGGGCTCGTCCGGCTGGCCCAGGGGGAGCGCGACGACCTGCGCCTGGGCGCGGCGGCCGACCTGCCGCTCGACGGGGCTGGAGAAGTTGATCCTTCCTGA
- the tsaE gene encoding tRNA (adenosine(37)-N6)-threonylcarbamoyltransferase complex ATPase subunit type 1 TsaE — MGAGPRRAASVQGTPVRLTVTTHSEAETVALGRRLGAALQAGDVVALTGDLGTGKTALARGIAEGAGARGYVASPTFTLIREYRGRVPVFHVDLYRLEPGDLATLGLEEVLEAGITVIEWAEKAEAFLRPPLLRVHLAFADAPEERVLTLEARGRGPEAALANLEAVPTE, encoded by the coding sequence ATGGGCGCCGGGCCACGCCGCGCAGCAAGCGTCCAGGGCACGCCGGTGCGGCTCACGGTGACCACGCACAGCGAAGCGGAGACGGTGGCGCTGGGCCGGCGCCTCGGCGCGGCCCTCCAGGCGGGCGACGTGGTCGCCCTCACCGGTGACCTGGGGACGGGCAAGACGGCGCTGGCCCGCGGCATCGCCGAAGGGGCCGGCGCGCGCGGGTACGTGGCCAGCCCCACCTTCACCCTTATCCGGGAGTACCGGGGGCGCGTCCCGGTCTTCCACGTCGACCTCTACCGGCTCGAGCCGGGGGACCTGGCCACGCTCGGCCTGGAGGAGGTGCTGGAGGCAGGGATCACGGTGATCGAGTGGGCGGAGAAAGCGGAGGCGTTCCTCCGCCCGCCGCTGCTGCGCGTCCACCTGGCCTTCGCCGACGCGCCCGAGGAGCGCGTCCTCACCCTGGAGGCCCGGGGCCGCGGACCGGAGGCGGCGCTGGCCAACCTGGAGGCCGTCCCCACGGAGTAA
- the tsaB gene encoding tRNA (adenosine(37)-N6)-threonylcarbamoyltransferase complex dimerization subunit type 1 TsaB, translated as MRVLGIETATPAGSVALVGPEGLLGEVTAQVPMRHLEWLLPAIDRLLADLGLGRDAVEGVGVSRGPGGFTGLRIGIATAQAWARSAGCPVVSVPTLEALAAAAGAPGHVLPLLDARRGEVAAALFRAEAAPPRPGEAAGLSLVRLLDDTLLPPDDLSTFVPPDAAPLLLLGDALVRYREIISRTLPAAVVLPPVTWTPRAAWVAALARERLLRGERDDLYRLHPVYGRRPYVETQPS; from the coding sequence ATGCGCGTGCTGGGCATCGAGACCGCCACCCCAGCGGGCAGCGTGGCCCTGGTGGGCCCGGAGGGGTTGCTGGGCGAGGTGACGGCGCAGGTGCCGATGCGCCACCTGGAGTGGCTCCTGCCGGCCATCGACCGCCTCCTAGCCGACCTGGGGTTGGGGCGGGACGCGGTGGAGGGCGTGGGGGTCTCGCGCGGTCCGGGAGGGTTTACCGGGCTGCGCATCGGGATCGCCACGGCCCAGGCCTGGGCCCGCAGCGCGGGGTGCCCCGTGGTCAGCGTTCCCACCCTGGAAGCGCTGGCCGCGGCGGCCGGGGCCCCCGGCCACGTCCTCCCCCTGCTCGACGCGCGGCGGGGGGAGGTGGCCGCCGCCCTCTTCCGCGCGGAGGCCGCTCCGCCCAGGCCCGGCGAGGCGGCCGGGCTCTCCCTCGTGCGCCTCCTCGACGACACCCTGCTGCCGCCCGACGACCTGAGCACCTTCGTCCCGCCAGACGCGGCGCCGCTCCTCCTGCTGGGGGACGCCCTGGTGCGCTACCGGGAGATCATCAGCCGGACGCTGCCGGCGGCGGTGGTCTTGCCGCCGGTGACCTGGACGCCGCGGGCGGCCTGGGTGGCGGCGCTGGCCCGGGAGCGGCTGCTGCGGGGCGAGCGGGACGACCTCTACCGCCTCCACCCGGTCTACGGCCGCCGCCCCTACGTCGAGACGCAGCCCTCCTGA
- the rimI gene encoding ribosomal protein S18-alanine N-acetyltransferase → MKQIAQVEIAPMRPEDIPQVLEIERRSFATPWPRDAYHHELDHNRTAVYLVARSGGRVVGYAGMWVVMDEAHITTIAVDPARRGEGIGERLLVELISRAYERRARWVQLEVRRSNQVAQNLYRKYGFRDVGVRRHYYSDNGEDALVMWTGNIWEPDYQERFERLRRGLGS, encoded by the coding sequence ATGAAGCAGATCGCCCAGGTCGAGATCGCGCCGATGCGGCCCGAGGACATCCCGCAGGTGCTCGAGATCGAGCGCCGCTCCTTTGCCACGCCCTGGCCGCGGGACGCCTACCATCATGAGCTGGACCACAACCGCACCGCCGTCTACCTGGTGGCGCGCAGCGGCGGACGCGTGGTCGGGTATGCGGGGATGTGGGTGGTGATGGACGAGGCGCACATCACCACCATCGCCGTCGACCCCGCCCGCCGCGGCGAGGGGATCGGCGAGCGGCTCCTGGTGGAGCTGATCAGCCGCGCCTACGAGCGGCGGGCGCGCTGGGTGCAGCTGGAGGTGCGCCGCAGCAACCAGGTGGCCCAGAACCTCTACCGCAAGTACGGCTTCCGCGACGTGGGCGTGCGCCGCCACTACTACAGCGACAACGGCGAGGACGCCCTGGTGATGTGGACGGGCAACATCTGGGAGCCCGACTACCAGGAGCGCTTCGAGCGACTGCGCCGGGGGCTCGGGTCATAG